Proteins co-encoded in one Lucilia cuprina isolate Lc7/37 chromosome X, ASM2204524v1, whole genome shotgun sequence genomic window:
- the LOC124419544 gene encoding uncharacterized protein LOC124419544 — protein sequence MLFITTCRFLPNAEGKSPAELMRDRPIRTVWTQLLESSKELQQQSSTSAKYQINDTVYVKNLGKGMKWIPGIIQTRIGKVVFMASTEKGICKRHINQKKPRSFPVTDPGQLSANDEVSQPPTSILPSSTSQPPTFKAASPEMISSHQEADRNQQNLQIRRTAMNRREVLRYQPYNFRKH from the coding sequence ATGCTGTTCATAACTACTTGTCGTTTCCTGCCAAATGCCGAAGGAAAATCCCCTGCAGAACTTATGCGAGATAGACCAATTCGTACAGTCTGGACACAGCTTCTAGAATCTTCTAAAGAATTGCAACAACAGTCTTCAACTTCAGCAAAATATCAAATCAATGACAccgtttatgtaaaaaatttgggTAAGGGAATGAAATGGATACCTGGCATTATTCAAACCAGAATTGGGAAAGTAGTTTTTATGGCAAGCACAGAAAAAGGAATTTGTAAGCGGCATATCAACCAGAAAAAACCTCGTAGTTTTCCAGTCACCGATCCAGGCCAACTTAGCGCCAATGACGAAGTATCACAACCGCCAACTTCAATTCTGCCATCTTCGACCTCACAACCACCAACATTTAAAGCAGCCTCTCCAGAAATGATTTCGTCTCATCAAGAAGCAGATCGTAATCAACAAAATCTTCAAATTCGTAGAACAGCAATGAATCGTAGAGAAGTTTTACGCTACCAGCCATATAATTttcgaaaacattaa